The Labeo rohita strain BAU-BD-2019 unplaced genomic scaffold, IGBB_LRoh.1.0 scaffold_1578, whole genome shotgun sequence genome contains the following window.
tccgccccccaactcctgcttcagtacaactggcatccctgtggggccccctattggcccccagggcgttgggaaggttacgctcatatccgtctgctgacacgtccgcctgtcggcacgcggtgtgttgcgtaacgcgacgtctggttcgtggcctgttccatgggtctgttcccatatgtaacgtcgtagtgaaacgactgaaggggaacgtctaggttacgtacgtaaccctcgttccctgaaggagggaacggagacgttacatcccctgccacgaccttacgtcgcgctgacgccgggctgcagcttggctcctcagcaaaagcctgaatgagtggttgcacgccgccttcttatatacccgtatatacgggggagtggctcggcatgcaaataccactcgccaatgttcatgaatgttcattggccttttgaataaggcttggagatgattggactctcaagcgagttcccatatgtaacgtctccgttccctccttcagggaacgagggttacgtacgtaacctagacgttaccatgggatgtcaatcccatggcaaaaacagagaacaaataggaacataattagcgtagctgctgttcaaactaagaaaaggaaggtttgttaaaccagagctaaagattaataatgaacatttgatcagatatagctgcaggaaaagtttatgagatgcattatttgaatgcttggctaaaaagatgtctctttaatctagatttaaacagagacagtgtgtctgaaccccgaacgttatcaggaaggctgttccagagtttgggtgccaaatgtgaaaaagctctacctcctttagtggactttgctatcctaggtactaccaacagtccagagttttgtgaccttagggagcgtgatggattgtagcgtggtagaatactagttaggtacgcaggagctaaaccgttaagtgccttataggtaagaagtgctattttgtagctgatgcggaacctaataggtagccagtgcagagactttaaaattggggtaatatgatcatattttcttgacctggtaaggactctagcagctgcattttggactatctgtagcttgtttattgaagatgcaggacaaccacctagtagtgcattacaatagtccagtctagaggtcatgaatgcgtgaactagcttttctgcatcagaaacggGTAacgtttcgcagcttggcaatgtttctaagatggaagaatgctgtttttgtaacatgagaaatatgattttcaaaagacaagttgctgtctaatataacacccaggcttttgactgtagtggaagtaacagtacatccgtctagttgtaaattgtaagtcagaagattctgtgtattgtttatctctgtcttatctgaatttaatagcagaaaattgttggtcatccaatcttttacatttttaacacactctgttaacttcgataattcagaagtgtcatctggtcttgttgagatatatagttgagtatcatcagcataacaatggaaaccaatcccgtgttttctaatattattaccaaggggcagcaagtatattgaaaattgtagaggacctagaacagatccttgtggcactccatactttactggtgataactgagatgactccccatttaaataaacaaagtggtagcgatcagacaggtaggatctaaaccattttaaagcctgcccttggatacctgcataattttgtagtcgatctattagtatgtcatgatctatagtgtcgaacgcagcactaagatcaagtaaaactagcagtgagatgcagccttggtctgatgcaagaagcaagtcattagtgattttaacaagtgcagtttctgtgctgtgatggggcctgaaacctgactgaaattcttcatagatatcatttttttgcaagaatgagcacagttgagcagatataactttctctaaaattttagacataaatggaagattagaaatgggtctataatttgccagttcactagggtctagttgtggtttcttaataagaggcttaataaccgccagcttgaatggtttagggacgtgacctaaagataacgatgagttgataatattgagaagcggttcttctgccacaggtaacaattctttcagtaatttagtgggtacaggatctaataggcatgttgttggtttagacacagtgatgagtttatttaactcttcctgtcctatagcggtaaagtactgcagtttttctttgggtgcgacgaaagaagttgacatattagatgcagtataatctacattggttattgtatttctgatgttatctattttatcagtgaagaaattcataaagtcattactattaaactgtaaaggaatatttagatcaggtggcgtctggttatttgttaatctagccactgtgctaaataaaaaccttggattgttttggttattttctatgagtttgcggaaatgctcagccctagcagcttttaaagcctgtctgtatctggacatacagtttttccatgcaattctaaaaacttccaagttagtttttctccatttgcgctcaagattgcgagtttctttcttgagggaatgggtattactgttgtaccatggcgcaatacgtttttctctaactttttttcaatttgatgggggcaacagcttctaacgtatcggagaagatggtgcccatattgctagtcattttgtctagatcctgtgtattaaggggtacacagagcagttgagataaatcaggcaggttatttgtaaatctatctttggtggctggaacaatagttctgccaagacgataacgcggagccatatagttaatatcagtgatacgcagcatgcacgatacaaggaaatggtcagaaacatcatcactttgaggtacgatatctatatcagtaagatcaattccatgcgatataattaaatctagcgtatgattaaaacgatgagtgggcccggtgacattttgcttgactccaaaagagtttattaggtcagtaaacgcaagtcctaacgcatcatttgtattatcaacgtgaatgttaaaatctccgacaattagcactttatcaaaattaaccaatagttctgaaaggaattctgcaaattcttttaggaaatctgtatatggccctggcggtctatacacagtagctaaaacaagagataggagagatttcttttgcatatctggcagagtaacattaagcaaaagtatttcaaatgaattaaacctgtatcctgttttctgagtaacattgagaatatcactatatattgttgcaacaccaccaccacgaccactctgacggggctcatgcttatagtagtagtttggtggagtagacccatttagaccaatataatcattaggttttagccaggtttcggttaagcagagtacatcaaaactattatctgtgatcatttcattcacaataactgctttgggtgcaagtgatctaatgtttaggagcccaagctttaaaaatggtttctgttcgtgtattttgcttttttctggtttaattacgatcagattttttctagatcctgcattaaatttatgttttgacctcactattcgaggaacagacacagtctttatagattggacagtgcaagtactatcatttaagcgttcagaacaaaagccatcatagcaatcatttgagaatgtacttactagtcaaatggagcgtagcgtcctggagatgttgtccgacagcagttccgctccgactctgctggggtgcaggccatcagcacggaaaagcctaggacgttcccagaaaagattccaattattaacaaagagcagtttctgttctttacaccatgtcaataaccattcatttagagcaagAAGTCTACTGAACTTTTCGTGCCCACGTCGATACGTGGGAAGCGGTCCTGACACGATGATCCTCGTCGCGGGCGACGTGCTGCTGTCTCGATCAGGCTGCTGAAGTCCCTCTTCAGAACCTCCGTCTGCCGCAGCTTGATGTCGTTCACCCCCGTCCTTCAGGATTGCGGGTATCTGCGCAGAAACATCGAGAACGCGAGCACCAGGAAAACAGTGGGTGTGGACTTTACCTTTAGCTAAAGTAGCACGTACGTACCGGACAATGGAGTCTCCGACGATCACAGCGTCGCGTTCCGTCTCGCGGAGGGGAGCGAAGCGGTTCCGGGTGGAGATCTCGAAGACCGGAGGCGGCGGAGGGGGCGAGGTCCTCGGCCGGGGCCTGGCTCGCGTCTTCCGCTGCTGCTGCACCCAGGGTCCGTGGTGTCCCGGCGCCGGAGTGAAGGACATCTGGGAAGATCGCGTCCAGGGTGCACGGGACCTGTGCAGAGAAGCACACGGAGTAGAGGTGGTCAGAGTGTTAGTATCGCGCTGTATACTTACCCGGGAGGATTCCAGAGCGGCTCTCCGCTCTCTCAGCTCGGTCTGCCTCACCAACAGCTCCTGAATCTGCTTCTCCACGGCCTCCAGCTCGAGCTGCAACAAGTGCAGCTCGAACGTGTCCTCACCTGCACTCAAAGGTGGACACAAATTCGCCATTAAAGcaagtaacagtgagtaaacaatggtaatgtgtgtaaatagtgtgtaaacaatgcaagcaagattagcggcaaccacgctggtgctgctaacgggctataagctagcaactcgggaaatcaaaacaaaactagttaTAACAAAGTAATCCGgatgttttagttgtaaaatacaacagggggtatattcacacgttataagaaacgaaaaatgatggtgtataaaattgattttaaattgaaaaacagacaataagaaattaaaacttGACGGAGCTCAAACTCTggtgaaatacaaaaaaaaaactgtaaagctCAGGCACTAATGGATGTTCATCACATTGGTGTATAACTGACTTCACT
Protein-coding sequences here:
- the LOC127158573 gene encoding uncharacterized protein LOC127158573 isoform X2; translation: MANLCPPLSAGEDTFELHLLQLELEAVEKQIQELLVRQTELRERRAALESSRVSIQRDTNTLTTSTPCASLHRSRAPWTRSSQMSFTPAPGHHGPWVQQQRKTRARPRPRTSPPPPPPVFEISTRNRFAPLRETERDAVIVGDSIVRYVRATLAKGKVHTHCFPGARVLDVSAQIPAILKDGGERHQAAADGGSEEGLQQPDRDSSTSPATRIIVSGPLPTYRRGHEKLFRADGLHPSRVGAELLSDNISRTLRSI
- the LOC127158573 gene encoding uncharacterized protein LOC127158573 isoform X1, which encodes MANLCPPLSAGEDTFELHLLQLELEAVEKQIQELLVRQTELRERRAALESSRVSIQRDTNTLTTSTPCASLHRSRAPWTRSSQMSFTPAPGHHGPWVQQQRKTRARPRPRTSPPPPPPVFEISTRNRFAPLRETERDAVIVGDSIVRYVRATLAKGKVHTHCFPGARVLDVSAQIPAILKDGGERHQAAADGGSEEGLQQPDRDSSTSPATRIIVSGPLPTYRRGHEKFSRLLALNEWLLTWCKEQKLLFVNNWNLFWERPRLFRADGLHPSRVGAELLSDNISRTLRSI